One Triticum dicoccoides isolate Atlit2015 ecotype Zavitan chromosome 5B, WEW_v2.0, whole genome shotgun sequence genomic window carries:
- the LOC119309268 gene encoding early nodulin-like protein 1: protein MLYAVHVAQGNLDQKFRTQDSDGMIALNLAAPVGMATLAALALLLCISMTSMDGCAAAQYKVGGLDAWGVPPSSKPDVYVRWAKSVPVKLGDALFFLYPPSQDSAVQLTAKAFAACDVSDPLLKLEDGNSVFNLTKPGRAYFSSAAPGRCRKGQKFKLR, encoded by the exons ATGTTATATGCCGTTCATGTTGCTCAGGGAAACTTGGATCAGAAGTTCAGAACCCAAGATTCAGATGGCATGAT AGCGCTCAACTTGGCGGCGCCGGTGGGAATGGCGACCCTAGCGGCTCTGGCGCTGCTTCTGTGCATCTCCATGACCTCCATGGACGGGTGCGCCGCCGCTCAGTACAAGGTGGGCGGGCTGGACGCGTGGGGGGTGCCGCCGTCCAGCAAGCCGGACGTGTATGTGCGGTGGGCCAAGTCCGTCCCCGTCAAGCTCGGcgacgccctcttcttcctctacccACCCAGCCAGGACAGTGCCGTGCAGCTCACCGCCAAGGCCTTCGCCGCCTGCGACGTGTCCGACCCGCTGCTCAAGCTGGAGGACGGCAACTCCGTCTTCAACCTCACCAAGCCCGGGCGGGCCTACTTCAGCAGCGCCGCCCCGGGGCGCTGCCGCAAGGGCCAGAAGTTCAAGCTGCGATGA
- the LOC119307976 gene encoding translocase of chloroplast 90, chloroplastic-like yields MMMNFRDWISYRLGSSLLSARPFAISGSGAGASQGDGEGTTQSEFVETVSANRFPSNDSRALEVVTSNPQDAVSSGLLQPDHDHNKSDPLKQVEALQIKFLRLVHRTGVPPSTNVVAQVLYRLQLANLIKAGESDAKRTNLAINKARVIAAEQEAPGGPDLDLPLRILLLGKTGVGKSATINSMFDETKVATNALVPGTSRIKRVHGNIKGVRVTVIDTPGLVPHYHSQRRNRKILHAVKRFIKRNPPDIVLYFERLDHINSRCSDYPLLKLITDTLGSSIWFNTVLVMTHCSSSPPEGPDGHPLEYDAYTRYCKNVVERHIQLAASNTQLENPIVLVDNHPMCRRNTRGERVLPNGQVWVSELLLLCGATKLLAEANSLLKFENSFLLSQANARLPSLPNLLSSLLKPSASLSSEGVDNEMTELSDEEDEYDQLPPFRVLKRSEYEKLTKEQRTAYLDELDYRETSYLKQQWKEGIRSQKLAEAQNSEASSAVADDYEETTSPVVHISDMEIPLSFDSDYPAHRYRHIITNDQLFSPVLDPQGWDHDIGFDGINFQSCHDLKKNISTSIAGQMRKDKEDMYIQSDCSVSYSDQRRYSLMGGMDMQTASKDLVFTVHGDARFQNLPWNTTGGGISVTKFGSKYFSGAKLEDSITIGKRVHLVANAGRMVGGGQVADGGGLEVTVRGKDYPVREGSTSMAATALSFEKETVFGANLQSVLRVGRGSKLSVSANVNSRNLGRLCVKISTSDHVEIALVVAVSLVQFLLRRRLLPTGKGHQQVDTDLDE; encoded by the exons ATGATGATGAACTTCAGGGACTGGATCTCATACCGGCTCGGGTCGTCGCTGCTGTCGGCGAGGCCGTTCGCCATCTCCGGGTCCGGCGCCGGCGCCTCCCAGGGCGACGGGGAAG GTACAACACAAAGTGAGTTTGTAGAAACCGTATCCGCCAACAGATTTCCTTCCAATGATAGCCGTGCACTAGAGGTCGTCACATCCAACCCACAGGATGCTGTTTCCTCTGGTCTTCTTCAGCCAGATCATGATCACAACAAGTCAGATCCACTAAAGCAAGTTGAGGCACTTCAAATTAAGTTTTTGCGGCTGGTACACAGGACTGGAGTGCCTCCCAGTACCAATGTAGTTGCACAGGTACTGTACAGACTGCAGCTTGCCAACTTGATCAAGGCTGGTGAATCAGATGCGAAGAGAACTAACCTTGCTATCAACAAAGCCAGAGTTATAGCAGCAGAACAAGAAGCACCCGGTGGACCTGATTTGGACCTCCCCTTGCGAATTCTTCTTCTGGGAAAGACTGGTGTGGGAAAGAGCGCCACAATAAACTCCATGTTTGATGAAACAAAGGTTGCTACTAATGCACTTGTTCCTGGTACTAGTAGGATAAAGAGGGTTCATGGAAATATCAAAGGAGTAAGAGTTACAGTTATCGACACACCTGGTCTGGTACCTCATTACCATAGCCAACGGAGGAACAGGAAGATTTTGCATGCTGTCAAGCGTTTCATTAAAAGAAACCCGCCTGATATCGTCCTGTACTTTGAGCGGCTTGACCATATTAATAGCAGATGCAGTGACTACCCTCTGCTGAAGCTTATAACTGATACCTTGGGTTCTTCGATATGGTTCAACACTGTCCTTGTAATGACTCACTGTTCCTCATCTCCTCCTGAAGGACCAGATGGTCATCCTTTGGAATATGACGCGTACACCCGTTACTGTAAGAATGTCGTGGAGCGTCATATCCAGCTAGCAGCTTCTAACACACAGCTGGAGAACCCTATTGTTCTGGTTGACAATCATCCAATGTGCAGACGGAACACCAGGGGTGAAAGAGTTTTGCCAAATGGGCAGGTATGGGTATCAGAACTTCTTTTGCTGTGTGGGGCGACCAAGTTGTTAGCAGAAGCAAATTCCTTACTAAAGTTCGAAAATAGTTTTCTGCTGTCACAAGCAAATGCCAGGCTGCCTTCACTCCCTAATCTTCTTTCGTCACTCCTTAAACCTTCTGCGTCATTGAGTTCTGAGGGTGTTGACAATGAGATGACTGAGCTATCAGATGAGGAGGATGAATATGATCAGCTACCACCTTTCCGTGTTCTAAAAAGATCTGAATATGAAAAGTTGACCAAAGAACAGAGAACTGCATATCTTGATGAACTGGACTACCGTGAGACTTCATACCTCAAACAGCAGTGGAAGGAGGGAATCCGGAGTCAAAAGCTTGCTGAAGCTCAAAACAGCGAAGCATCATCTGCAGTTGCTGATGATTATGAAGAGACCACATCCCCAGTTGTGCACATATCAGATATGGAAATCCCATTAAGTTTTGACTCTGATTATCCAGCACACCGCTACCGTCACATTATAACTAATGATCAGTTGTTTAGTCCAGTTTTGGATCCCCAAGGATGGGACCATGATATTGGGTTCGATGGTATCAATTTTCAATCATGTCATGACTTAAAAAAGAACATATCAACATCTATTGCTGGACAGATGAGGAAGGACAAAGAAGACATGTATATCCAGTCGGATTGTTCAGTAAGCTATAGTGATCAAAGGCGCTACTCATTGATGGGGGGCATGGATATGCAAACAGCTAGTAAGGATTTGGTTTTTACTGTTCATGGGGATGCCCGGTTCCAAAATCTGCCTTGGAACACCACCGGAGGAGGTATTTCTGTTACTAAATTCGGGTCAAAGTATTTTTCTGGGGCCAAATTAGAAGACTCCATCACCATTGGGAAACGAGTCCACTTGGTAGCCAATGCCGGGAGGATGGTTGGTGGTGGACAAGTGGCAGATGGAGGTGGCCTGGAAGTAACAGTAAGGGGGAAAGACTACCCTGTGAGAGAAGGGAGCACCAGCATGGCGGCCACTGCTCTGTCGTTCGAGAAAGAGACTGTATTCGGGGCGAATCTTCAGTCTGTCTTACGAGTGGGCCGTGGGTCAAAATTATCGGTCAGCGCAAACGTAAACAGCAGAAATCTAGGCCGGCTCTGTGTCAAGATCAGCACGTCAGACCATGTGGAAATAGCTCTGGTCGTGGCCGTATCACTGGTCCAGTTCTTGCTAAGGAGAAGATTGCTGCCGACTGGCAAAGGCCACCAACAGGTTGACACCGACTTAGATGAGTAA